The nucleotide window GGAGCCCATCCTCTGCACCAAGTGCCCTCACAAGCCGGCGCGGATGGATGTCATGATGTCTCTCTCGCACGACCCCAGTAATCCGCGCGCGTACGTCCACATCGGGCCCAGGGACAATCTAGTTGAGATCAAAGAAGACATCACCAATGGCACCAAAAAAATTGTCACTTTGGTTTTCGAGTTCCCGCTCCACCCCCTTAATCCAGCCTGGGTTGAGGAGAGGTGCCGCACCTGGGGAATCAACCGGGAAATCTTCCCACCCTCGGAGATTGGTGACCCAGTTCAGTAAGGGGTTTTGGGTGAAGGAAGCTTGGGGTTTTATCTTGAAGGGGCTTGGGGCGTTAGGTGAAGGGAACTTCATACTGGGCAGCTAGCTGCCTCTGGGAAATAGCATGGGCCACATTTGACAatgctgttgatgttgttttcGATTCATTTATCATAGTTGTGTCGCATCTGATTTCCACAACTAAGGATTCAGCATCGGACTGGGCTATATGTTATGCCATGTATCCTCTCTTTTGACATAAAATGCTTCACTAGGTATCCTCCCACACCCAACGTAGCATTCCGACAAAACATGCAGTGTGACGTGTCTAAACCAAAAAAACACCAGGTAGCCCCGCGGCCGCAGATAAGTCGGGAATAGCTTCATGCGGGCATCATGCCCCCTCTTTGACCCCCACCTCGTCTACTCGGCATCATAGCCGAACCTCATTGTCGAGGAGAGAGTGTCGACGAGAGAGTAGTCCGACACATTGGGTCAGCCGCAGTTGTCATGTCTTGATTCCATGATCTCCTGCAGCTTACATCTGTCagcgcaccaccaccacagcctaTACTTGCCTGGAATATGGAAATATACCCACAATAGGAAAAGACTCTTGATGGAGCAATATCATGAACCTAGCCGAAGCTGCATTCCGCCATGCGCCAACTGCCGGAACAGGTGTTGCCAAGTGGGTGCACTAGACATGACCTCCCTTGCCAGATGTCCCCATCTGATCCTCTCAATGCATTGTCACAAAAAGCCAGCTGACCCATCTTCTCTAGATACAGTGAACCTTATACTGCTTGattcatcatcaaagacgCAAACAACGCGATGGGCCTCAAGACTTCAAAACGGCCGTTCAACATAGCCATCATCGGTGGCGGCATCGCGggcctcaccaccgctctcttcctccaccacttctGCCCCCCAGGCTCAATCGAGATCAACATCTACGAACAAGCAGAACAATACCGCGAAATCGGCGCTGGCATCAACCTCGGCGTCAACgccaccaaactcctccaccacatcgGCCTAGGCGACAAGATCAACGCCATCGCTGGCTCAAAAGATGgtgtcttcttcacccttcGACGCTGGGACAACAGCGAGGAGATAACGACCATCTACTCCAATGACTCAGGCAAGATCCGTCAGGCGGCCGTATCACGGGCGGAGTTGCTCCAGGTTCTGCTCGATGCTATCAAGGAGAGAAAAGCAGCGACATTGCACACAAAGAAGAAGTGCCGGTCCGTCACCGTAAGTCTTTCTCGTTCTCCAGTTTTGCCATAGATATCTAACACCGCCTAGAAAACAAAATCCGCGATCAAAATAACCTTCACCGACAACACAACCGCCAcgtcctccctcctcataGCCGCGGACGGCATCCACTCCCCCATCCGCAATCAATACCTCCCTCACAATCCCCCTCTCTACTCAGGCAAGATCGTTTACCGTGGCCTGTTGCCGTTCTCTGCCTTGCCTACCCCCTGGCCAATTCAATCCCATCATGTTATGTGGATCGGACCAAACAAGCACCTCTTGGTATACCCCATCTCCCATGGCGAAACCCAAACGTTAAATTTCGTGGCCTGTATCACCACCCCGGAGGAATCCCTCGGAGACCTGAAAGAGTCCTGGTCCGCCACCTGCCCAAGAGCGGAGTTGGAAAGGGATTTTGGGGATTGCGATGGGATAGTACAGGAACTGATCAGGTTActgccggaggaggtgtCAAAGTGGAAGATTAACGAccgggaggcggcggagggttGGGTGTTTGAACAGGGGAGGGTGGTACTAGTTGGGGATGCGGGACATCCTATGGTTCCGCATCAGAGTGCGGGGGCTgggcaggcggtggaggatggatttgttgttgggagggCTATGGGTGAGTTTCTGAGGCGGGAGGATGGGAAACTGGAAGAGTGGATGGGGGTGTATGAACGGGTGAGGATGCCGAGGGCGAATAAAGTGCAGGAGACGAGTCGGGGGGCGGGGTATTTGTATCAGATGCAGGCGGAGAGTATGAAGGGGATGAGCTATGATGAGTCTGTGCCGATTTTGAGGGATACGGTgcaggagaggatgaagtggatttgggaggaggagttggagagggtgtttgaggaggagagggggaggttggttagaaaggtggaggtggaggaggggaggggaggagggggttgtttttgtatGTGATGGCTGAagggtgctgttgctgttgttggataCGGGGTATGTGTTGTAGGAGGTAGAATGTTGCAAAGATGTGAACTGGAAGGCAATAAGTAACCTTTGAAGCTGGGAGACTCGTGCAATTATACAAGGTGCTATAGGATTTGAATGATTGGCTAGATATCGCTTTTTGAAGGTTGTCATGGAGCGTTTTCGGAGCCACTATATGTAGTCAGAATCTTACTCGTGTAGTTCGAAATTTGAACCCTTCTGGAACATAGAGTAAGCCATAAGGGACTTGACCGGTCTGGAGGAGATCGTGTACCTACCTAGATATGAAGCCTGCTGATCAAGAGGCGACAACAAGACATAGGAAAGCCTGCGGGGCGTGAGCACAGGCCCACTCACTGCTTCATCTTGCAGTCTGGGCTCCCTTGtttctcacacacacaccaacatcatcactttTGCCACACCTTAGTTGCACCTCACAGCCCGGGACTGCGAGCTACCTGAGCGACTTTTTCTGAGGCAAAGAGGCTCAAAAGCATCGTCACCACCGATCCGCAGATCCGCTTGCTCGCTCCAGATGTTCGAATACTGGCAACTTTTGAGACACTGCTTGGCAAATGTGGTAAACACGATGCTGATCTCCTCTTATAGTGTATAGCAGAACACCTTTCGTCGAGTACCACAAATTGCCGCCGGCAATAACGCTCTTTTCCTTTGCACTACGGAGTTACTCCTTTTCAAGCTCCTATCTCAACGCTTGGCGGTTTTCGGAAGAACGCGGACAGTGCGTGTTTCGGGACATTGTTTCGTTGTTTCGAATTTCCACGTTTAGCAGCCACTTGTTGGCACGCGACAACTTGCTGTTTTGGGATATCGGCAATATAAATCGTCTTTTGTTCCCAAGACGAGACGTGGGGGTTTGTCTTCGGTGATTTTACGGGGCAATGAGGTAGTCTCGGCTGGAGTTACACCAGTTCTACTATCTTGTCGATCGCATCCGGCACAAACTTGCCGATCGCGATGTCCGTTTCCAGGGCACAGGGTCGCTTCAACACGATGCTGAAGCACGGTGATGGGTTTCAGCAGACGCTTCTTTTGAATTCTCGCCAAGGTCTAACTCTGCCAAGCTGCGGCCAAGGCTATCGCCAAGAGGCTCCTGTCGAATGGCATCGGAAAATTCAAGGGTTCAGTCTTGGTGCGGCGTTCAAGCAACGACGATCAGACATCCCTTAAAAGGTCGACTAAGCCTTTTATAGggttgtcttggtggtgatctttttgcttcttggcccCTGTCTCCAGAATAACGATCTGCTCTTGGCCTTCCGGCGATGGATAGGTCGAAGTTGATatcaatctccttctcggcccagccattccttcctctcttcttttcaTTCCAGGACTCTGGCAGCCCCGGTTGATTCGCTTCTgctgtttttctttctcttgtctCTGTTCTTCTATTCGAGCTCTGGCAGCTTGTGTtttttgtcttcttttccatAAGCCTTTAGTTTTTTTGGGTCTCTCTGCCCTTCTCACCAAGCTGTCGTTACTTGCAGGCCAAGGGATATCGCCAAGATGCCAAACCTCGATGTCAGCGAGCTCAACACTGTCTTGGCCGTGTTGGGTGCCTTCATCTTGCTCTACGGTATCATTTCAGTCCTCATCAAGAGCAGATGGTTTCTAGGAGAGGCTCTTCCCGCCGTCGTCAtcggcatcatcctcggTCCCATCGCCGCCAAATTCCTCGACAGCTCTCGGTGGGGATCCGCGGCTGAGGGGCAGACAAGCGACATCACGCTGGGTATGGCTCGGGTTGTCATCGGAGTGCAGCTCGTGATTGCTGGCTTCCAGCTGCCGGCCAAGTATAACCTGCACAGGTGGAAGGAAATGGCCCTTTGCCTTCTCCCTATCATGACCATCATGTGGTTGTGCACCACGCTCTGCCTGCTGGCTAGCGTGCCCAACATCACACTACTCGCCGCCCTAGTCATCGGTTCTTGCGTGACATGCACCGACCCGATCCTCTCACAGGCCATCGCTAAGGGGCCGTTTGCCGACAAGTTCGTTCCCCGTCATCTACGCGAGATTATTTCCTCCGAGGCTGGCGCCAACGACGGCTTCGGTTTCCCCTTTCTCATGCTTGCCGTCTATCTCATCCGCCATGCTGATGTCCCCGGTGCCGGGGTCCATAGCACCGGAACCGTTCACGAGCGAGCGGCTCAGCTGGTAACTCGCGCAGGAGACGTTGGGAGACTTGGCGGGGGCGTCGGTGTTGCCTTGAAGAACTGGTTTGTCGAGACGTGGCTGTACATTGTGCTCATGTCGGTTGTCATTGGAGCCATTGTCGGCTACGGTTCGTGCCTGGCTCTCAAGTTCGCCCTTCGCCGGTGAGTCTTCTCTTGAGTTCAACAACTGTGCTTGTGCTAATCATCCTTCAGCAAGTGGGTCGACTCGGAGAGCTATTTGCTCTACCCAACGGCCATTGGGGTAGGTTCTGGATCTAACTTGCCCTCGAAGACGGCTGAAAACTGACAAATCTGTAGCTCTGGCTCGTCGGCATTTGCGGCATGCTCGGCACTGATGACCTACTCGCCTGCTTCGTCGCCGGAAACGCCATGAATTGGGACGGCGAGTATCTTGCCGAAACTCTGGAGCGCCACGACGAAGTCAACTCTTGCATGGACGTGCTGCTCAATTTCGGCGGCTTCATGTACATTggcaccatcatcccctGGTCCGAGTTCCACCAACCCGAGACGACCGGTCTTACCTACGGCCGTCTCATTGGCCTCGGCGTCCTAGTACTGCTCTTCCGGCGCATTCCCGCCATCTTCATGTCCTACAAGTTCATGCCCAAAGTGGTCAAGGACTGGAAGGAAGCCATGTTCATGGGCTACTTTGGTCCCATTGGCATTGGAGCCGTTTTCTACGTCGAGCACACCCGCCACCTGTTTCCCGAACTCGGCGAGGGCGACGCAGAGGAGACGAACCTGGTACGCGTTATGATCCCGGTCGTTTACTGGCTCGTGCTCTTCTCCATTGTGGTGCACGGTCTCTCGATTCCTTCTCTCAATATGATCTACAATTACTACGGCGTCAAGCCCATCGTCGAAGACGCGGTCGAGCTCCCTCGCAAATCGATGCGCGCGCCCACGCCGGTAAATGCTGCCGTTGGGGACCGCGATACGTTTATCGCGTACAATCGCTTCTCCCGTCCGGTCTTCGACAACGCTCATCTACCAGTGGCCAACGACAAGCAAATGTACGCATCAGATAGCGATGAGAACTTTCAGAAGACGAGGGTGGGGAAGCGGTATTCGCGAGCCATGGTCTAGTCTTACCGGAAGTACTTCAGAGTTGGGTAGAGACAATATAGAGCTGGGTATAGATAGAGGCGCAGCTTGTACAATCATTACAGCAGATAAATGGACTAGCACCTCCCGCCATTCGTTCATCAAGGGTTTCCGGACAGTTCGATAGCTACCAAGAGATGTATCGAAATATGAgtcaggtacctacctaggtgaCTACTAAAAATATGTGTCTTCCCCGTTGCAGGAACTCTTGGATCGGTTTTGTTTTCAATCTACGCTGCCAAAAATAACCCTGACCAGTCCACACTAGCTGAGCCTTCATTCCTTCTAAAGCCAAGGAGGCCGCGATTGCAAAATATCTGTTATTGCTCCAAGAGAATCTGAGCGAGATCAATTTCTGGAGAACTCGACAGAGACTCTTATCTGCCAGAGACGGGTATCCTTGTCAGCGTCTGAAACCCAAGAGGTTACCACCGATACATCGAGCCAAGATAAGCATAGTACCACGATAACACCTCAAGCTGCCAAGAAAACCCGTCTGTTTCTTCATCGTCTCAACCTTCGTAGTTAGCCATTGGTTGAGCAAGCTCGCAGCAAAATCTCTCGGATATGGAACGATTTCTTCGTGGTAAACGAAGAAGTCCGAAAGCCCGTCATTCGCAAAGGATCTTCCCCAGTTATTTGTGACATGATTACGCTACCCTTTGCTCTACAAACCGCTGGGTGTTCCACTTGGGCTCCTCGAGGCTGGCTCTGCGTTTGCGGAAATGAAATTTCTGTAGTGAGCTTTCCCCTCTTTGTGTTGTTTGAGTCATCCAGCTGACCGTGGGTGAATATCAGGGCCAAGGAGTTGCGTGGGATCTGGAGAATGGATTACGGCACCAACCAAGCTAGTCATCTTCGTCATATTCTTGCTCGTCTGTTTAGTAGCCAACCTGGCTGGCCCTTCCAGTGCCGTCCTCTTAATCCCGCAGAGCCACACATGGACAGTGGTACCACCCGAAAGATACACGGAACACGCGCAACACCATGACGCGCTACTCGGGAAACCTGGGCCATGGCACCCCATGCCGCCTCGGTTGTCGTTCATGAGGAAATCCGCATGGCGTGGAGTACACGGCTGACCGGTGCACCGCTAAACTACTGGAAGTCCTTTCTTCGCACCGCCATCGTCGACACCACGAGTCCCATCGTCAGGTCGGCATGCGTACCTGCGAGAAATCTCTCCGACACAACAACCTACTCTGAACTCCGACACAACAACCTACTCTGACGCTTTCGGTTCCGAAAAACTCAACATGACCTTCCCCATTCTCAAAGAAGATGATTTCTGGGTACCAGGGGTCCCAGGTAGCGAAGAGGGCTTCGAGAGCGGCCCAAACGGAACCGTCCCCCTCGATGcatccctcctcgacctcgccgAAATCGTCCATGGGCGCGACTTTTGGGCGCCTCGTGCGGATTGAATCGACACAGGGAGGGGATTCCTACCAGGAAGTGAGACTACGACTGGGGAAGGGTAGAGAGACGGAAAGGACACTCCAGGCGGGAGCAATATACGGCAGACCTGGTCTTACTGAAGTTGTCGCAATTGGTCAGGGTAGGTTGTAGGATAGGATGAATTGCGCAGGAGTTGACACGTGTGGTTTCCTGACATATCTGCGTGCCGTGGGTGGATAACCCGGAGCTGTTGGATATAGCTCGTGAAGTGAGCATGTCGCatgaggagatggatggaagGTCGAGAGCTGGGGAGGTCGCGTGGAAGTTACGTTACCCATTCAGTCTCCCCATCTCGAGATCTAACCCAGCCTAGCTCTTCTTCACTCATAAATTTCCACGAAAATACTCACTATCTCGGACACACCACTAGCCGCCAGCGTGACTCGACAGATACTTGACCTGTGCAGGCAGCTTCACCAGTTTATTCGATCTGGAGCACGTCCTTTTGGTTCACGTGAGATCTCTCTTGACATGGTCCGTGTGACCGTCCCCTTTTTGACTGTAATTTATTTTCAATGCTGACCTACAGTACGCACCACCCAGACTCTCGAGGAAAGAATGAACAGCGTGGGGAGAACCCAAGAGAGACTCCTGGGGCTTATGGAGCAATTGagaggggatgaagaagccgAGATTGTTATCGGAGGAGCGGTGAGTATCTTAGTTTTTGGACGGAGATTGTGTATGTTTGAGAGACACACTGACTTTGTGGCAATGAATAAGCTCGAGTATTTTGATCTTTTGCTGGGcgagttgaggagggaagtggaggtgaggattgCGTTGgcggagatggcgagggctGCGAGGGCTGCTTGAGTGTGCATTATGTGCATTATGTGGGGTTATTGATGATGAAGTGTGAGCTTctgggttgggaagggggtgtgAGGTGGCTAGTCGTTTTGAGTTTCAAATATTATTTTGAAATGTGAAGTGGACCTACCCAGTATGGGAGGCGAGCTTCCGTGTTGAAGTTAAAAGTCACAAGCTTTCAAACACTCAGAATCAGAGAGTGTTAAATCTCGTCCCACTCTCCTCTTGTccatctctcttctctctttcgTTACCCATCAGACTGTAGGTCCAATCCAGTTCACCTGCTAGTATCAGTCAACACCACATCAACCCTGCTGCGCGAACGATCAAGAGCATACCTGAACGGTCACACAACCGCACACAAGTGATGAAATAATCGTACCCAAACGAGTAAGTAACCGTTCATGAACGATGAGACAATCCATCATGAACGAGCAAATAACCATTGCTCTAACACCCACAAAGAAAACCATCATGACTGTCCTTCCCGTAATGGCCCGCATGACGCAGGGCAACCTCCAGCTGACCGACGGCATCTACTTCCCCATGACGCCCAACGCCTTCACCAAGCCGAGAAAAAGCCCGAGTGACGCCTGTACTTCGCCATCCGCTGTCTCAACGGCATCCCCGTCTCGGACCTGATCCGGGAGGGCTTCCACTGGTCCAGAAAgaacatcatcacctccgacaccatccaccaccacgacgagAAGAACAGCCGCCAGCGCCGCTTCTGGCACCTTCGCGAGTTTGCGGACGAGcccccatcccactcccGCTGGATAATGCAGATCACCTTCCAGTCCGCCAAGCTGGAAACCTGCGCAAAGTTCTGCCTCgacgacaccaccccccaccaccgcaagaTCCAGCACGCCTTTGCCATGCCAAGAACGGATACGGCAACATCGTCTTCTTGTACACCCGTGACGAGTCCAACCCTGTTGTCATCAATTGCGTGCTGGAGGATGCGGGGCAGAACAAGGACTTGACCAAGTGGCTGTAGCCGATGGTGTGCATCGAGGGTTCCATTGATGGTGAAAGGAAGCGTTCTCCGCGGCAAGgaaaggagaggagggtccAAGAGGGCTGCCGGTGTGAAACCCCGCCTCAGTataaagaggaggaggaacagcaaGAGCGTGTCGTCAAGACAGCCCCACTAAAGACTGCGAACAAATTTGCAAGCATGCTCGACAAAATCAACAAGATCGCGACGGATACTGCTTGGCCTTTGCCTTGAGACGAGGTTGTGAGGTCTTGTACGAGGGCGCAGGCAGACCGACTATGTGACCGCCTGATGACGAGGctggggaaaagaaggcagGGGGGAGGGCAAGGTAACCTTTGGGTTACCCAAAGTCGAACCTTATGCGGTTGGCAGTCTGTTTAGTGTTTAGTGCTTCATTTCGTTATTATTACGTTGTTTCGCAGCAGGATGGGTTATTTCGCATCTTGAGAAACTCCCGGGGCTATAAGTGTCGGATGGCGGTAGATAGTCCGGGAGTTGTACCTAATAGAGTGTGTCATCAGAAGTACTGAGTTCAAAATCTTACCAACTTGTAACTTTGAGTGTCGATAGCTCCCTCCAAACATCCCATACTGCCCATTCGTGAAAGCACAGATACAAGCACCAAAAACATCCACGTTGCTCAAGAGGCATACATCTTGCTGTGTCCGATCTCATTCCAACCGTGACCTCCCcattgctgatgatgatataTATGTACACTTCTCgcaacaaacaacaagtTCAAGTCTTGCGCGAGAATGAACAGCACCAAGCCAAACACGTGCGTTGCTTGCTTTTTGTTCAacatccaccaaccaccatGCCGGTAACCCATGGCGTATGTTTCCTCGAGTACTCATCGTCTATccagcaacccctccacgCAGGATTCCATCCTCTTAgtgcttcttctcggcgGAGCCCTCCTGCTCGAGGAACTTCCTATTTGCGACAAAGAGCGATGGTTAGAGCTTGGTCTCGACGACAAACAGAAGGGCATATGTTTACTTGATGAAGTCGGCCTCgtcggagctggaggcgTTGATTGGAGGGGTAGCaccgggggtggtgggcttAGCAGCGCTGCCGCCGGAGGTGGCGACGGCGACACCGccgaagagggaggcgaggacgCCCATGGCGAGCTGTTTTGTTGTAGATATGTTAGCAATTGGCCTTCGTaaatgtcgtcgtcgtcgtcgtcgtcgtcgcgccggcggcggaagggatggaggggaggagatcGGGTCATGTCggaggagaaaagagagcaCTGACGTATTGCGAAGCAACCTGCTTGCCGAAAAGATTGTACATCTGGCCGCCCATTTTGAATAGAGGTTGTTTGTCGAGAGGTAAACTCGTCggggggtgtggttggtgatgtagTGGGTGTGTGTAGGCTGAAAACGACGCAAAGGTCAAATGAATTGGCGACGGCAACACAGGGAAATGTCGAATTGGCCAAGCTCCGTCGTTGAGCTAAACAGCCGAGATTTTGCCAGGATCTTACTAACTGTCCGACTAGCGGCTAATAAGCGTGCACGGACTGCTACTTAGGCCAAGAGGATAAGCTTTATCAGCTACCTTCCAATCCCGGTGAACCGAGACATACGTCACCAAAATCTGCGCGCAGGCGCATGCTTGAAGCTGTCGTGCCGATGACGAGAAAGACCGGAAGCTCCATTCTGAACAACCCAACTCCACGCTTTTTCAGCTGTGCAATCTCGGTGATATTCACAGTCGCATCCACTCTGCTTGATTCAGCTACTTGCAGCTacttgtttttttctctcccttGCTTGTGATCCATATCTTGCGCAAGGTTTAAAACCGGtgcaacccctccatcccactTGTCGCAAGTTCTAGCTTGCTCCCTTTCTCTAAGAAATTCTTCCttaaccatcatcacctccaacaaccagacaaaacaaaacaccgcAATGGTTTGGCCCTTcagctcctcatccaccccctccaaacctgACCAACAAACCGTCCACAATGCTACCGCTGAAACCGTAAAGAAAGTCGCCAACACAACCAAAGACCTTGACCCCAGCACTAAGCTCCCCGAGCCGAAGAGACTCCCCGCTGAGCTCCAAAAAATCGTCGACAAGGCCGACAAAGATGAAAACTTCTTTGACGAGCTCTACGAGGGATAGTATGTCCCCCTTTTAGTCTCTTCCCCTACCCACCCGCTTAGCTAACTCCTCTACCCTCAGTGTCCCCCCATCAACCGACTCCAACGTCCGCTACGCAGCCTACGCCTCCCGCTTCcgcaccatcctcctctccgctCACCGCTACGTAGCCTACACCTCCGACATAGGCGAGTCCTTCCGCCCCGTCGCCCACCCCAACTGGGTCCGCGCAGCATACGGCATCTCTTGGGCATATATCCTCGGGGACGTCTCCTACGAGGGCTACAAAGCCTACTGGCACAACCAACGcatcctcaaccccgccatcgaGCTGTCCTCTCATCAGAAGAAATTACTTGGTGTCGAGGCGACGCATGATGCCCCCTCGCCAGCGAAGCTCACGCCAGGTGTTGTCCCGCCGTTGGAGGACTACAGAACTGTCATGCTGCAACGGGGTATCTTCCAGAGCTTGGCGAGTATGGGGTTGCCGGCGTTTACGATCCACTCCGTGGTGAGGTATTCTGGCCGGGCGATGAAGGATGTCAAGAATAAGACTGTCAGGACGTGGGGTCCaattgggttgggtttggcggtggtgccgttCTTGCCGAAGATCTTTGATAAGCCGGTTGAGAATGCGGTTGAGTGGGTGTTCCACAAGGGGTTTGAGGCTtatgggggggagaagatggtgggggaTGCGCCGTTgattgggagggagaggcagtTGAGTGAGAAGCCGTTGCCGagtgggaaggagaagagggagtaatgaaggaaaagaaaaggggagTGTTGTGATATTTGGTGTGATACCTGTCTACTCTTTTTTGTGTTTGTACATATTGGAATCGCCACTCGGTGGGGATAcgagaggatgatggtgggaagaTTGGACTGGGTTGGAATTTACCGATATGGGTGGTTATTTTTTGAAGCGCTACTCACCACCCACTACTTGGCAACGAAATGAGACGCCCAGGAAGCCTTGTTAACATAAAGAAAAATGACAACAAACAGTGGTATATCAACTGGGCCCCATGCTATGGAACAACTTCAAACATGTCTCGGAAAACAACGCTATGCCATGCGCTTTATAACAAAAAGAACCGAATTCAAAAAATGGTAGACCCTCAGACCTTTATCAAATCCTCGGGCGCCCCCACCCCTCTCAACAAAACAACCGTATTCCCACTGACCAACGCTGTCCCCAACTTCTCCCCAAAATCCAgtatcctccccccttccacatGGAACACCCTCAgcttatcctcctccttgtccgACCTGTTATTAATATTCTGCACCTGCAgactcgccgccgccgagtcAAGCATCCGCCCCACGACCCAGTCCTGACTGAAGAAGAACTCCCCCTTTGGAATCTTGGCTTTGGCAGTCTCGTTCTCCGCCTCGACATAAATATATACCCTTTTCTCTGGCGGGATCTTTGCATCCCCCTTTGCGGTCTTCTTGAGGGTGTTTACCGCCACGAGTTTCGTCTGTCCCTTTGCGTTGAGCCCAGATGGTCCGGCCGCCTTTGCGGCGCGGGAGTCTTTGTATTGTTCTTTTTTGGAAGCGCCCCACAACTTCAATCGTTCCAACGCAGACGTCGCCTTAGTTGTTATCGCCGCTTGTTGAGCTGCTAGGGCACTCGCTCTCGCACCGACGGGGGGTTTGGACTTGCAGTCGTGGTCTTCTTCTAGGCGGTGTTTAAGGCAGTAGTCCCTTCGGCAGGCGTTGCAGTGAACACCGGGAACGAGACTTGTCCCGATGGTTGTTTTGCATGTCCCTTCCGCGCAGGGTTTCGCGTATAGGACATCGCGGTCGCGAACGGGTTTGTGGCCGCCGAGGGAGGCTTTGGATTGTTCGGCTAGGCGTCGCCTGGTGGCCCAGGCGCCTTTTTGGGAGCAGTCATGGCCGTCTTCAGTGCGGTGGTCGGAGCAATAGGTTTGGGAGCAGGATTGGCatttgaaggggaggaagtcGAGTTGGTTGCAGGGGGGGTATTGGCAGTGGGCGCCGACGAGGGAGGCGTCGGTGCCGCGGGCtgcgagggcggcgggggaCATGGAGATGTAGGTTGTTTCGTTcgggttgtttggggaggacATGGTGGGTGAAGTTTGGGGTGT belongs to Podospora bellae-mahoneyi strain CBS 112042 chromosome 6, whole genome shotgun sequence and includes:
- a CDS encoding hypothetical protein (EggNog:ENOG503P0TU; COG:C); this translates as MGLKTSKRPFNIAIIGGGIAGLTTALFLHHFCPPGSIEINIYEQAEQYREIGAGINLGVNATKLLHHIGLGDKINAIAGSKDGVFFTLRRWDNSEEITTIYSNDSGKIRQAAVSRAELLQVLLDAIKERKAATLHTKKKCRSVTKTKSAIKITFTDNTTATSSLLIAADGIHSPIRNQYLPHNPPLYSGKIVYRGLLPFSALPTPWPIQSHHVMWIGPNKHLLVYPISHGETQTLNFVACITTPEESLGDLKESWSATCPRAELERDFGDCDGIVQELIRLLPEEVSKWKINDREAAEGWVFEQGRVVLVGDAGHPMVPHQSAGAGQAVEDGFVVGRAMGEFLRREDGKLEEWMGVYERVRMPRANKVQETSRGAGYLYQMQAESMKGMSYDESVPILRDTVQERMKWIWEEELERVFEEERGRLVRKVEVEEGRGGGGCFCM
- a CDS encoding hypothetical protein (COG:P; EggNog:ENOG503NVV0) — encoded protein: MPNLDVSELNTVLAVLGAFILLYGIISVLIKSRWFLGEALPAVVIGIILGPIAAKFLDSSRWGSAAEGQTSDITLGMARVVIGVQLVIAGFQLPAKYNLHRWKEMALCLLPIMTIMWLCTTLCLLASVPNITLLAALVIGSCVTCTDPILSQAIAKGPFADKFVPRHLREIISSEAGANDGFGFPFLMLAVYLIRHADVPGAGVHSTGTVHERAAQLVTRAGDVGRLGGGVGVALKNWFVETWLYIVLMSVVIGAIVGYGSCLALKFALRRKWVDSESYLLYPTAIGLWLVGICGMLGTDDLLACFVAGNAMNWDGEYLAETLERHDEVNSCMDVLLNFGGFMYIGTIIPWSEFHQPETTGLTYGRLIGLGVLVLLFRRIPAIFMSYKFMPKVVKDWKEAMFMGYFGPIGIGAVFYVEHTRHLFPELGEGDAEETNLVRVMIPVVYWLVLFSIVVHGLSIPSLNMIYNYYGVKPIVEDAVELPRKSMRAPTPVNAAVGDRDTFIAYNRFSRPVFDNAHLPVANDKQMYASDSDENFQKTRVGKRYSRAMV
- a CDS encoding hypothetical protein (EggNog:ENOG503P6MJ; COG:S), whose amino-acid sequence is MGGQMYNLFGKQVASQYLAMGVLASLFGGVAVATSGGSAAKPTTPGATPPINASSSDEADFIKKFLEQEGSAEKKH
- a CDS encoding hypothetical protein (EggNog:ENOG503NYI4; COG:S); the protein is MVWPFSSSSTPSKPDQQTVHNATAETVKKVANTTKDLDPSTKLPEPKRLPAELQKIVDKADKDENFFDELYEGYVPPSTDSNVRYAAYASRFRTILLSAHRYVAYTSDIGESFRPVAHPNWVRAAYGISWAYILGDVSYEGYKAYWHNQRILNPAIELSSHQKKLLGVEATHDAPSPAKLTPGVVPPLEDYRTVMLQRGIFQSLASMGLPAFTIHSVVRYSGRAMKDVKNKTVRTWGPIGLGLAVVPFLPKIFDKPVENAVEWVFHKGFEAYGGEKMVGDAPLIGRERQLSEKPLPSGKEKRE
- a CDS encoding hypothetical protein (COG:S; EggNog:ENOG503NZEC), encoding MSSPNNPNETTYISMSPAALAARGTDASLVGAHCQYPPCNQLDFLPFKCQSCSQTYCSDHRTEDGHDCSQKGAWATRRRLAEQSKASLGGHKPVRDRDVLYAKPCAEGTCKTTIGTSLVPGVHCNACRRDYCLKHRLEEDHDCKSKPPVGARASALAAQQAAITTKATSALERLKLWGASKKEQYKDSRAAKAAGPSGLNAKGQTKLVAVNTLKKTAKGDAKIPPEKRVYIYVEAENETAKAKIPKGEFFFSQDWVVGRMLDSAAASLQVQNINNRSDKEEDKLRVFHVEGGRILDFGEKLGTALVSGNTVVLLRGVGAPEDLIKV